The genome window tcaaatttccGAATTATTCATtggccgatttttttttatttacttgtaCTATAATTTCTTCTGCTCTTCCTTGCTGAAGGCCAGTGGGATTTGCGTAACACTTTTTGTTAatctaatttttgttaatttagaaaataaatttcttgaCAATCTTTTTCCGtaagatttttgtaattttttggaacaaaattttggCTGATGTAAATTAATTGGCTGATGTACatacttttaatttaataccagagtagaaaaaattgattgttttttttcttttctgtcacAAGAATTACAGACACACTGTGCATGAAAAAGGGTTTTTATTTCTCCACGACAgtaacaaattttgatattcaaaTCTCTATTTTTGAATACTTTGTAAATCATAAAAGAGGATATATCAATAGCGCTTATTTAATttcagggaaaaaatttaaatctatcTTTTAACACAAATACCAAAGGATGTTTTCTAATTACGGCAGGTGATttctttgttcaaaatacttattttgaaaatgtttaaagCGATCCTTATAATtacaggtcgtccttgtctgggttgcgaggatgttataaataaagatttaaaggaaatgggaacttcctgggagggtgtaaagagggaagccttgaatagattaggttggaggaggagcgtgcgtagctgtgttggcctcaggcggcttggtgctgcagtgagttattagtagtagtagatccTTCTAATTTGGCTTGTTTCGATGTTACTTCAGCATGATTACTCAGAGGGcgctttagaagaaaaaatagtgACATGGCAAATATTTGCAGGACCATTCACTGTTTTTGCCCCAACAAACGATGCTTTTGCCGCCCTACCCAAGCCCACACTCGACGCACTTGGACAAAATACCGTACTGCTCAAAAAAGTCTTGTTGTACCACGTTGTCCAAGGTGAAGTGCCATCTACGCTCTTGCCAATGACATTACAGCGCCAAATCTTCAAGGTGCTAAAGTTCGTGTTAACATTTACGGAGATGTAAGTATTTTAATGAGtgttatatataatttattgaagtcgtagtgggggggggggggggtgttactTGAAACTTCCAAAGAAAGATGAAAAGCTCGAAGGATGGGCGCAAAGCGCCTTGGACGAACAGGTACATTAGCTTTAGTGTATAACATACAAGATAATATAATACTATTATCCATATATCAAATCTTTGAATCTCTTCTGGAGGGCTGGGAGGGGGGCCTCAGGTTATTCTACAGAAAAGCTGATTTCGATAATGTTAAAtataatagtattaaataaTGAATCCAAATATTTTCTGGTGatcatttttactaattttgttagtttttgctCCTTAGCCACTTAATACTTTTTAGGCTACAGACACTAAAAGTAACTTTGAGagtattatttttaagaataaggAAGAGGAATTgggtaaaaaactttttatttaatagtaaatgGCAAAACTAAGCGTTCAATTTAGCAATGgacttttgaatttcttttcttcttccttatcattttttcctcttttgagACCAAATAGTGCTTCGAAAATGTGCTAGAAAAGTGGTTATACATCTCAAAGTGGAGTAACAATTTGAAAGCAAATACTCTTCAAAGTTAACATTAAAATCTTGGAGAATTGTCAAATCTTGCTTGTTTTTAACCTCAAAATCTTGCTCAAGACCAAAGTTTTGAAGATTTCTCAAAACCTTGCTAAAATCCTGGAGATTCCTCGAAATCATGTTATGAGATACCTTAAAATCCCTCCTCAAAATCTTGCTCGTTTTGGCCATTTTCTGgtcatttgtaatttaatcgtGTCTAATTCAATCCATCctaaatttagtgtaaatagctAAATAGGTAGTTTATTATGTCATAGGTACCAATAATTGATTGGATCACCCCTCTCTGAAACAGCAAACATGTATCGAAAGGCTAAAAAATCTAgtagtgagaaaaaaacaagagggATAACcactaaaaatctttatttttaaatatctacCCAAAAcgaatacagaaaaaaacaggaatGAAGTGTATACCCAGCTTTTCCCCTGTCTGGATTAGTATATAAGCATAAAAGctcaatatttagaaaaattacaaGCAAAATATCTGCTACACAAAATGTGATGTAGTATTTGAAACCTCTGCCTACATTGAGTATTTGTTGCACCTGTATTGCCTACCTGATCGACCGGGTTATATAAATACCATTAATTTAAGGTATATATTCAGTGTTTATTCTTCTTTCTAGGCCATTACTGCTGATGGTGCACAAGTTATCAAACCAGACGTACGTGCCTCCAATGGAATAATCCGTGTTGTAGACAGAGTCCTCTATCCTATCCCAGAAACAGCAATTCCATCAGTCCTTATCAACGATCCTCAACAGAGATTCACTACTTTGGTAACAGCTGTTAAGGAGGCTGATCTAGTCGAAACACTTCAAGCTGGTAAGTCCTAACTAGATCAAAAGAAACGAATCCAATAATTCTCTTATTCGGGGAAAAATATAAGacaaatggaaaataatttatttcgtGTGTCTCTTATGGATTGTGTAATCCAGTGGCAAAGCCTCAGCTTCTCCATACGTTGAAGAGTTTTAATAAAGCAGGGTAAAAATAAAGCTATAAGTATATTTAAGACGGCGATTCTATGGACTCCGTGGAATACGTGGAATATGCAAACTATGGTTATGGGTATGGGATATAGGTATGGGGTTATGGGTTGGACGACATAGACGACAGAATTAAAGAGGGTTTTGTTTCTAACGGCAAACATTAGGTGATTTACATAAAATATGTTTCTAATATGAATTCTTACCATTTGAAATTCGTTTGAAATTCGTTTGTTCTCTTATTACAGGGGTTGAACGGTGAGCGGGGCTTTGGGAATTGGTGAACGTTCAAATTATTGTTCCTAATATGATTCAAgatttctttgtaaaaaaaagggtttcggtaaggcttgtaaaaaaaatggttcCCTGGAGGACACGGTAATCAGTAAAGCCTATAATACAACAGAGGATAATATAGATTGCATTGTATAAGAATAAGCTGACTCAAGGGAAACCTTAAATATGCAAATAGGCTTATACAAACGGTCTCCACTCATTTGCTTGCTATTTTAGACATAGAGATCTCTAAAACCCATCCGTCTTGATAAATGTGCTgctaagaattaaaaatttcttcccttccaagtttcatcctgatctctccactttaagtgttttccaagatttctggttccaccccaactccctccccccttAATGACTTtgggtccggtcgggatttgaagtaagagatctgagttacgaggtccttctaaatatgaaattttattaagatccgatcactccttcgtaagttaaaaatacctcattttttctaatttttcaatttaacctTTCTGAAGTGCTGTGTTCCTCTGAGTATAAATGTCAATAATGGGTTAATCTTAAAAAGTTCCGAGGATGTGCGCGTGTATAAGGATATTTAGGGtaatataaggtatatattaCCTTATATATATTACGCGTATAtaagggtaaagtatagcgggtctatttctctgacgctcaatcctaaggAAAAATGATGCTCAAACGCACAATATTACAATTTGACTTTAACTATTACATAAAAATGCTataaattcataaaattattcaattattCTAGATGGACCCTATACTCTATGTGCTCCAACCAACGATGCCTTTAATGCCCTACCTGCCGGAACTCTTGATGGTCTTTTGAAAGATAAAGTAGCATTGAGGAACGTACTTCTTGGTCATGTTGTTCCAGGCACCATCTTCGCTAAGGTGTCCCTGCTGCCGGGGCTGTACCTGCCGTTAGAAGTGGCACCCAAATCAGCGTCCGAATGTCTACTGGTAAGATAGtgaattttctattattattgctTAGTAATAATTAAGAGGGTGTTATGTCCCTCTAATGGAGTTATCTACGTTGCATCTATCCTATCCGATACACTGTAATTTTATCATTTCTTATTAATGAACCTCAGCAAAGGTTTACTATTTTGATAAGGAGGCTGATCCAGCTAAAATACTTCAAACTGGGACgtcatttagttcaaaatttggtATAAGCCCAGGACTgcatttaaagttttgatgcttTTAGGCCCTAGCTAGGCCTAGCCACTCCATTTTTTGTGACAATTTCGGGGAAATATCCGAAAACTCGGGGAAATACAATAATGGAAGTACTTAACAGAACCGCAGCTGACGAGCCACAAGTAATAAGAAAGAGAGGTGATGCCCGATTCTCAGCTGTAATTCTTGGAGACATCTGACAAGTTATAAGTAGCTACggaattcctgttttttttttctaaaatcacttttctgtgaataggcagTTTGACGGCGGAGTACATCTGGAACTTTGACGATAA of Artemia franciscana chromosome 3, ASM3288406v1, whole genome shotgun sequence contains these proteins:
- the LOC136025470 gene encoding transforming growth factor-beta-induced protein ig-h3-like; the encoded protein is MINSLVKDVPDRWKFVDDLTIVESCFRNLISDPMNILNEIGIPQAHPAQPGQVQQRGEPVQPKSATPKNIPGVATDLGASTLVDLVIKAGLADALSGPGPFTVFAPTNDAFAALPKPTLDALGQNTVLLKKVLLYHVVQGEVPSTLLPMTLQRQIFKVLKFVLTFTEMLQTLKVTLRVLFLRIRKRNWAITADGAQVIKPDVRASNGIIRVVDRVLYPIPETAIPSVLINDPQQRFTTLVTAVKEADLVETLQADGPYTLCAPTNDAFNALPAGTLDGLLKDKVALRNVLLGHVVPGTIFAKVSLLPGLYLPLEVAPKSASECLLRYIMTSRQDMVVNRVPNDTKVSSGVSVNDANVIQADLPATNGVIHVINKVI